One Companilactobacillus heilongjiangensis genomic window, GGCACAACTGTTTTGACCAACAATTCAGCGATAATCGCCAAAGATAACAATTCATATGACACAGAAACTACTACTTCAATTTCCAAATTAAACAAGTGGACCACTGATACCGGACTACTTTTGAAGAATTATGGTCTATCTAGTTCCAAAAAATATAGTGGAACTTTAACATGGACAATTATGGATTACGACGACAGTTTATAGAAATCAAAAAATGGTTCCACCGTTGATTAATTAAAATCAATGATGGAACCTTTTTTAGTGTTATCTAGTCTGCATTTTTTGTTTTGTAACTCAAGTAATAGAATCCGGCCACAAATACCAATCCACCGACAATATTACCCAAGAATACTGGTACAAAGTTTTGAATGAACAACCACCATGTGCTGCCACCTTCAAAAATAGCTGCTGGAATGATGAAACAGTTAGCGATACTATGTTGGAATCCAACCGCCACGAAGATCATGATTGGGAACCAAATACCAAGAATTTTCCCTGCTGCATCTTTAGCACCAAATGACAACCAAACGGCTAATCCAACTAACCAGTTACAACCAATTCCGGAAACGAAAGCTGACCAGAAACCAGCTCCGGTTTTACCTGCCGCAATTCCAATCACTGCTTGTCTGAAAGGTTCAGCGTGTGTTAATCCAGCCACATGTCCGAAGAAATATGCCACAAAAACGGCACCGATAAAATTGAACAATGTAATGATTGCTAAGTTCTTAAAATAGTCGAACCAATTATTTTTCTTGGAAAAAAGTGACGTCCCAACTGCCATCATATTTCCCGTTGCCAATTCACCACCAGCCAATAGGATAACAATCAGCCCGATTGGGAAAACAGTCCCTCCGACCAAGGCTTTCACACTCGCTAAATTGCTAGGAATCGAAGCTGTCACGCGGACGTAAGCCAAGAATCCGATCGAAATCATCGCCCCACCGATGAATCCCAAAATCATTTTAGCAACAAGTGTCTTTTTCAGTTTATTAACTCCGGCACCAATACTCTTTTGCAGAATCTCTTCTGGAGTAAACATATTTTAATCTCCCTATACACCATTTAGTGTAATAAAAATATCATCAATTACCGAACATATCAATGAAATATAGCAAAATCATTCGGATAACACGTATACATAAAAATAACGCCAATTAATTATAATCAGCGTTATTTAAGTTCATATTTATTATTTTTTATCTGGTTTTACCCAGCTCAAAAGTCTCTTGAGTCGATCCCATGAATTATTCAACGACAGCGTCGCTAAAATCAAAAATGCTGGCAAATATTGAATCAAGTAACGACTACGGCCACCTTCAAACAATAGTAAGAACATGAAACCACCGATAACCGTTAACCTCAACAATTGAACGAACTTACGGCCATCACTCCAGTTGAAGAAAATCGCTGCCAACAAGAAGACCCACCAAACTTGGGCCACATAACGAAAGTCCCCTAAATTAGTTCCGTATAAATAAACAAAGTTTCGGATTTTACCACCAAAGCCTTTATGCGATGGGTTGGTATTTCCGATAATGAAATGTCCTTCTTTAATCCAAGCAAATGTTCCGTCAGCCGTGTTATTAGAATGCTTTCTGAACAAAAACTTGATATATCCGAAGAATCCCATTTTCTTCAAACGTTTCTTCAGCATCTTTTTAGAGTAGTCAACTTGCGCCTGCTTATTGGGCATTCTAGCCATCATCAAAGCATCGTGAGCGTTATAACCACCTTCACCTGAAACACCCATACTCATAAAGTGAATGGGAACGATTGCCCGCGATGTATTGATTTCCATATACTTTTGATGATCAATCGCATAATTACTGATGGAATACGTTGGTACCATCCCAATCACAACAACCAGCGCAAAGATAAATTCATTAAGCACTTTAGTCTTAGAAAATTTACCTTTAAAAATATACAAGAATTCAATCAAGGATATCGCAATCACAGCAACAATTGCTGAAGGTTTGATGAGATATGAAAAAATGACGGTCATTCCAAACAGAACGGCCAATGGAATCTTCCAACCCCAAGGAAACTTTCCATAACGCATCAAAATATACAATAAGATGTACAGCGATACTAATGGTAGAACCCACGCATCAGTATATGGAACGATAATCATCGGAAAAACCATCAACCACAATGCATGAATATACATTGCCAATGGAACTTTTTTACGATCAATCACCGCTACACCCAAAATATTAAGTAGCGCCGATATATCAACTAATAACGTCGTTATAACGTCGAACAATAACCATGACCGGCTATGAAAGAAAACCGCAATCTGATGCATCACAAGCATTGTCGCAATATTATTGGGATACAGTGAGAAATAAGCTTTCGTCTCGGGATCTGTTGTATTGTATAACGCCTGGTGCAAGGCTCCGGGGTCAAATCCGATTGCCGGATGAACGTTCCAGACAAAGATAATTTGAACGATAATAGCTAATCCCATCATGACACCGGCAGTAATCCACTTTCGATCAATAAACAGAAATTTCAAAAAATCCGACCAAGATTCATACGTAAAAAATGTAATTATCAAAGCCAAACTGATAATAATGAAAAATGTCGTATAAAGTGTTGTCCCTGCTCCGGTTACACTGTTATCACCCAAAATTAAATTTGGCGATGTGATGGCAAAATAAAATGTCAGTAAAAGGAAGAAGTAAAAAAGATATTTAACTAATTTACTTCCGAATTTAAAAAACTTTTCTTTCATTTTCCCCACCTATTACTTCAAAGTTATGCAATAAAATCTAGTTGGCGATTCACCGATTTCCAAACGTGTCAAAACTGCATTATTTCTACGCAATAGTTCGGTAATAACTTGGAAGAAATATGTCGTTAGATTTTCCAACGTTGGATTTACATGATCAAAAGGTGGCACTTCATTTAAAAATTTACCGGAAACTCGTGAAGAAACTTCCTTCAATTCATTTTCAATCTGGTTGAACGGAACCATTTGATTATTATTAACATGAATTTCGCAAATAACCGCCCACGTATGCATATGTTCCTTGCCCATGCCACCTTCCCAACGGACAGCATGACTGGCGTTTATATACGATGTTAATTTATAAGTACTATAAGTTTCATAACCATCTATATTCAATATCGATTCCTCTCTAAATTACGGACATCCCGTCTAACAATTTTATAAGCATTCTTAGATTCATCCTTAAAACTCAATGAATTCCAATTATGATTTTTCTCTGAAACATTCAGCGTTCCAATTAATCTGAACCACGAACAAATAAAGTTATACATTGGCAAAGTCAGCGTTACCCATAACAACTTTTCATAAAAGCGTTCCTCATTTTGGAATTTCCCCAATAGTAACCTGACACAGAAGTAATTTAACGTTGAGACCAGCACATACAGGAAGTAAATAACTACGTATGAAAAACCCAAAATAACTGGTGAATAGCGCAAAAATAGTAAAACAAAACTGGCAAACAGCCAAATCATCTTTGGAAAAATAAACGTATGGTCAATAATCATCCGCCGTACCAAGAAATTAGTAAAGAAGTTCTTGAGACTGGCATTATTTCTCATATATGATTTAGCAACTTCCAATTCACCACGTTGCCAGCGTTGACGTTGCCGATACAATTCATCTAATCCGCTGATAGGATCGATGTAAAAAATCGCATCTGTACAGATCAAAACTTTCTTCTTCAGACGATCTCTGATTTGGAAAGTCATTTCTGTATCTTCACCTAAAGTTTTGGTGTCGTACATAAATGTCTTCATAATCGTTGACTTACGAAAAGCTGAGAAAGCCCCTGACATCGTAAACAACTGATCACTGTATGATTCAATTACTCGCCCAGAAAGAAAGGCCTGAGCGTATTCAAAGTACTCATTTTTACGTAATAATCGTAAAGGAAAATTCTTTGTCCGCTTGATCATATCTTTTCTAGGCAAAATGGTTCCGGTTAAAGCTGAAATGTCCAAATGATTTTCAAATTTCAAAACAACATTCATCAAAGCGTTCTTTTCCAAAGTTCCATCACTATCGATATTGATAATGTACGTCCCGATGGATTGATAAATTGAAGCATTTAAAGCATTGGCTTTACCCTTTTTAGTCTTAATCAGCTGCATGTTCAAGCCGAAATCCGTTTGAGCTCGAGCAAATTCACCAAAGCTATTATCAGTACTTTGATTATCAGCTAATATGACCTGAATTAATTTACTAGGATACGTTGAATCTTTAATCGATTTCACACAATTATAAAGTGTTGCTTCAGAGTTATAAACTGGCACGATGACCGTAATAAATGGTAATTTCATAGGCATTGGTTCTTTGGTTCGATTCCTATTTCTAACCAGCAAAAGAATTGCTGAGATAAACGCAGGAACGATCTCAACAACAATTGGAATTAAGACCCATGTTAACCAAAATCCCATCTGCCTAACTGTTAGATACCAAAAATATCTCATGCTCGCTTTATTCTTTCCTTAAAAATTTTGTATATACCTTGAGATAGTCGAGAATAAGTGAAGACGTTGTAATAAAGCGTAATGACTAATAAATAAAATACGATTCTTCCGAGAATGGAGTGTGCTATATAGAAGAGCCCAGCTCCACCAAAGTGAACCATAATAATGACCAATAACAATCTGAGAACGTTTGACAAATAAATCCAAAGCATCCCCAGCAGCAAGTAGAAAACTTTTTCCTTGCGTGAATATGTTGGATAAAAAGCCAACAAACTGATATAAGCCATGGTTTCAATGATACCTGAGCACTCATAATCAATTTGCATCGTCACTGGCGAAAGGTTATTGACAATGTAAACCAAACCGTATTTAGGATAGGTCTGACTCATTCTCGTCAGATCTCCTAACCATGCAACACCGTTGATAACTGCATGTGTAAAGAACCAAATCCAGTACGGCGTACTCATAGCCATCAAAATGAAAAAGAATCCGACACTACCGATGATAAAAGAAAATGCCGTCAGTTTTGCTCTTTTTAGAACTGACAGCATATATATCCAAATGATAATGCCGAATAGTAAAATACTATTCATGAAGCGACTTCCTTAATTCGTTTATCTTAGGCATCTTAATAACTGCTAATAGTGCAATTGCAAAACCACTGACTGCCAATACTATAGGGCCGGTACTTCCACCTTTTACGTGGAGAGTTTGAGTACCCAAGTTGGTGTTCTTCATGGTTATTTCTTGTGCAGTAGTACCTGTGATGCCAAGTTCTGATAGAGGTAACTTGAATTCAAGTTTCCCTGTATAGCCTTGTCCAACGCCTTTATCAACGTTAATTGGCACTTTTACCGCATATGCTTCGGCCTTGGTTGCCTCTTTGTTAACATTGCCAATATTGTCATGCTCATAAATATACAGGCCAACTTTCTTAGGCTTATTTACTTCCAAATCATATGGATTATTCAAAATACTGAGACTGAACTTTTTGTCTCCAACTGTTAATTCATATCCAGATGGTTGAATAGTTGCATAACCATATCCATGTTCTGGTGACATATCCAAGAAGAAATAAATGTTATCTTGATCTGCTAATAAAGATTCATGTTTAATATTGTAATTATCCCAGGGTTCTTTAATATCGGTAATCGGTTTGTCTTTCCAATCATCAAAATTACCATCAATAGTAATATTGGGACTCCCCATTGAATTACTGTCAACAGCAGCTTGCACGTTTGTAGTGATGCTAAAAGATGCTAATCCTAAAAGAATTAACATTGCTAATATTATTTTTTTCATGCAATCCCCTCTCTTCGAGGATTATTATATCATCATATTATTAATGTTTAATGTATATTCATTTCTTATTAAAATAAATAAGACATAATATTAACAATGTCCAAAAATAACAATAAATTATAATTATTTTTTATTTATTTGTCATCTTTTTCAGCTTAGGAACGGTAAAGAAACTGAGCAATGCAATCCCCAAACCGATACTTGCTAACATAATTGGTCCGGTGCTGGCTCCTTTAGCTTCAACAACTTTATTCCCTAAGAGTGGATTCTTCATCGAAATATCGTGTAAATCTATTGATGTCGCATGTAGGTCAGCCGCTGGAATCTTGCACTCCATTGAAGCGTACAGATTACCGTCTTTGGCAAATGTATGGACGATTGCTGGAGAATGAATCATATTGTAATCACCCTTAGTCGTATCCTGCAACATTACTTTTCGATTAGCATTCTCCGGTAAATTACCGGCATTTTTGATATAGATAACGTGCGTTTTTCCGCCAACAGTTAACTCGTAATCGTTGACTTGCATTGGATAATTAGCTTTCCCAGTCTTAGACATCGTTACATAGTAGTAAATATTGTCGCCATCTGTTAAAAGTGAAGCTTCCTTTACTGGATCAGTATCCCAAGGATTTTTAAAATCAACCTTTGGTTTATCTTTCCAGTCGTCAAAATTACCATCGATTGTGATGCCAAATTTATTCGTATCAGCGGCCTTAACAACTGTAGTCATCCCCGTACCAACAATTCCTAAAGCAACGAACAAGGCAAAAATTATCTTACGCATCATATCCCCCTTTGAATTTACTAAAATTCATCTATACCGATTATAACTGGTAACGAGGTTATTATTAAGATATTTATATAGGAAATAACAAATATTTGTATTAAAAAACAAATGGTTTAGAAATAATCAAATCATTCAATTTGATTTCTAAATAAATAGTCCTCGTATCCTGAAATGCTGGATTACTGGGACTGTTGGGTGTTTTTTTCATATGACGGTGGATTTAAAATGAGGGCAGATGCAATTTCAATGACTAAATAAATAGCCCTAGTAATCTGAGGTACTGGATTACTGGGGCTATTGGGTGCTCTTTTTTATATAGGCAGTGGCTCTTAAACGAGTTCCGACAGGGCAACTCCTTCCGCTTTTCGTGGCTAAATAAATAGCCCTAGTAATCTGAAGTACTGGATTACTGGGCTATTGGTTGTTATTTTTTATATAGGCAGTGGCTCTTAAACGGGCTACACAAGGGCAACTCCTTCCGCTTTTCATAACAATATGAATCACACGCTAAGTTCATGCGTGTAATCCATATTGTTACGAAAATGCTCGGGAGCTGAACGCCCTTGTTTCGCCCTCTCTCTAATCAATCATCATCAACCGATCTTCGTCTAAGATTTTGAATTTATTATTCGTGATTTTTTCAATCATTCCTTGTTTTGCCAAGGATGTTAATTTCCGACTGATTGTTTCAGGGGTCGTGCCTAAATATGTTGCGATATCTTTCTTTTTAAGTGGAAGGGTGAATACTGCATCGTCTAAGCCTGCGCTTGTTTCCAAAAGATAATTAGCTAATCGGCTTTCAACGCTGGCTGTCGTGACTTCGGTTGTCTGTTGCTCCAACTGTCCTACTCGACGTCCTAACGCATTGACCATATTGACTGCTAATTCTGGTGTTTGTTGCATCAACTTTTGGAAATCGCTACGTTTAATCTGGCAGACGGCAGTGTCCATTAAAGCTTGGGCAAAACTGTTGTGATCGGAATTTGTAAACAAGGCTGCTTCGCCATCGAAGTCACCTGTCTGTAAAATCCGGAGCATCTGCTCTTTGCCATTGGCAGACATTTGGAAAACTTTTGCCTGACCGTGGGCCACAATGATTAGTGCATCAGCTTCATCGCCTGCGGAAAATAGATATTCGCCGCTCTTGTAGTGATGGTGAGTCACCAACGTTGCAATAGTTTCTTTATCGGATTTTGATAAATTTTGAAAGATTGAAACTAATTCAACACAATCCTCTGCGGTGTGGTCATGCGCCAATTTTGCCATTAATTATCGCTCCTTAATCGAAATCTTCGTCATCTTCCTCTTCAAAGCCTTCACGGGCACTCTTGCCTAACAAAGCTTGATAGATTCTGATTTGATGATTATTGAATCCTAGTAATTGTACTAAAACTTGTGCCATGAATGGACGATCTTCATTTTCAGCCAACTTGATAGCACGTGTAACAAACATATTGTCAGTACTGAAATCATTTACAACTGTTTGAATCATTTCTTCGGCGCTCAAGTATTTGTTCTTACCATCTTCGTCAATCATTGCGTAGTCGGAATATTCTTTCATAGTTGAAGGAGGAAGTTCACCCTCATCTAATAATTCATCGGCTATCTTATCATACCAAGCGTTATTCTCGTCAATTGTTTGATTCAAAACTGCTTTGTAATTCTCGGCGTTAGCGCCTTTAATAAACCATTTTATTTGGTGCAATTTAATATTTAATAGGAAATGATTGGAAACAATATGTCCAGTCATTGCTCCAGCAGTAGGTTTGTGGTGATCTGCATCAGCTTGTTTTTGTTCAGCCTCAAATTTTTCATCAATTGTTAATTCAGTCATTATGCAAGCTCCTTAACTTTTACTTTTAATACTTCATATCCTAAATCTGTGATTACTTGAGCCAAATTATCGGCTGAATTCTTATTTTCATCAAAATCTGCTCTAACTTTACCGGCATTGAAGAGAACCTTGACGTTTGAAACGCCATTTTGATTT contains:
- a CDS encoding heavy-metal-associated domain-containing protein, whose amino-acid sequence is MAKAILQLGELTCPSCMTKIQKAVENQNGVSNVKVLFNAGKVRADFDENKNSADNLAQVITDLGYEVLKVKVKELA
- a CDS encoding Firmicu-CTERM sorting domain-containing protein, whose amino-acid sequence is MKKIILAMLILLGLASFSITTNVQAAVDSNSMGSPNITIDGNFDDWKDKPITDIKEPWDNYNIKHESLLADQDNIYFFLDMSPEHGYGYATIQPSGYELTVGDKKFSLSILNNPYDLEVNKPKKVGLYIYEHDNIGNVNKEATKAEAYAVKVPINVDKGVGQGYTGKLEFKLPLSELGITGTTAQEITMKNTNLGTQTLHVKGGSTGPIVLAVSGFAIALLAVIKMPKINELRKSLHE
- a CDS encoding formate/nitrite transporter family protein, encoding MFTPEEILQKSIGAGVNKLKKTLVAKMILGFIGGAMISIGFLAYVRVTASIPSNLASVKALVGGTVFPIGLIVILLAGGELATGNMMAVGTSLFSKKNNWFDYFKNLAIITLFNFIGAVFVAYFFGHVAGLTHAEPFRQAVIGIAAGKTGAGFWSAFVSGIGCNWLVGLAVWLSFGAKDAAGKILGIWFPIMIFVAVGFQHSIANCFIIPAAIFEGGSTWWLFIQNFVPVFLGNIVGGLVFVAGFYYLSYKTKNAD
- a CDS encoding TIGR03766 family XrtG-associated glycosyltransferase; translated protein: MKEKFFKFGSKLVKYLFYFFLLLTFYFAITSPNLILGDNSVTGAGTTLYTTFFIIISLALIITFFTYESWSDFLKFLFIDRKWITAGVMMGLAIIVQIIFVWNVHPAIGFDPGALHQALYNTTDPETKAYFSLYPNNIATMLVMHQIAVFFHSRSWLLFDVITTLLVDISALLNILGVAVIDRKKVPLAMYIHALWLMVFPMIIVPYTDAWVLPLVSLYILLYILMRYGKFPWGWKIPLAVLFGMTVIFSYLIKPSAIVAVIAISLIEFLYIFKGKFSKTKVLNEFIFALVVVIGMVPTYSISNYAIDHQKYMEINTSRAIVPIHFMSMGVSGEGGYNAHDALMMARMPNKQAQVDYSKKMLKKRLKKMGFFGYIKFLFRKHSNNTADGTFAWIKEGHFIIGNTNPSHKGFGGKIRNFVYLYGTNLGDFRYVAQVWWVFLLAAIFFNWSDGRKFVQLLRLTVIGGFMFLLLFEGGRSRYLIQYLPAFLILATLSLNNSWDRLKRLLSWVKPDKK
- a CDS encoding Firmicu-CTERM sorting domain-containing protein, with the protein product MMRKIIFALFVALGIVGTGMTTVVKAADTNKFGITIDGNFDDWKDKPKVDFKNPWDTDPVKEASLLTDGDNIYYYVTMSKTGKANYPMQVNDYELTVGGKTHVIYIKNAGNLPENANRKVMLQDTTKGDYNMIHSPAIVHTFAKDGNLYASMECKIPAADLHATSIDLHDISMKNPLLGNKVVEAKGASTGPIMLASIGLGIALLSFFTVPKLKKMTNK
- the xrtG gene encoding exosortase family protein XrtG: MNSILLFGIIIWIYMLSVLKRAKLTAFSFIIGSVGFFFILMAMSTPYWIWFFTHAVINGVAWLGDLTRMSQTYPKYGLVYIVNNLSPVTMQIDYECSGIIETMAYISLLAFYPTYSRKEKVFYLLLGMLWIYLSNVLRLLLVIIMVHFGGAGLFYIAHSILGRIVFYLLVITLYYNVFTYSRLSQGIYKIFKERIKRA
- a CDS encoding 6-carboxytetrahydropterin synthase, with product MNIDGYETYSTYKLTSYINASHAVRWEGGMGKEHMHTWAVICEIHVNNNQMVPFNQIENELKEVSSRVSGKFLNEVPPFDHVNPTLENLTTYFFQVITELLRRNNAVLTRLEIGESPTRFYCITLK
- a CDS encoding Crp/Fnr family transcriptional regulator — protein: MAKLAHDHTAEDCVELVSIFQNLSKSDKETIATLVTHHHYKSGEYLFSAGDEADALIIVAHGQAKVFQMSANGKEQMLRILQTGDFDGEAALFTNSDHNSFAQALMDTAVCQIKRSDFQKLMQQTPELAVNMVNALGRRVGQLEQQTTEVTTASVESRLANYLLETSAGLDDAVFTLPLKKKDIATYLGTTPETISRKLTSLAKQGMIEKITNNKFKILDEDRLMMID
- a CDS encoding ferritin-like domain-containing protein, yielding MTELTIDEKFEAEQKQADADHHKPTAGAMTGHIVSNHFLLNIKLHQIKWFIKGANAENYKAVLNQTIDENNAWYDKIADELLDEGELPPSTMKEYSDYAMIDEDGKNKYLSAEEMIQTVVNDFSTDNMFVTRAIKLAENEDRPFMAQVLVQLLGFNNHQIRIYQALLGKSAREGFEEEDDEDFD
- a CDS encoding TIGR03111 family XrtG-associated glycosyltransferase codes for the protein MRYFWYLTVRQMGFWLTWVLIPIVVEIVPAFISAILLLVRNRNRTKEPMPMKLPFITVIVPVYNSEATLYNCVKSIKDSTYPSKLIQVILADNQSTDNSFGEFARAQTDFGLNMQLIKTKKGKANALNASIYQSIGTYIINIDSDGTLEKNALMNVVLKFENHLDISALTGTILPRKDMIKRTKNFPLRLLRKNEYFEYAQAFLSGRVIESYSDQLFTMSGAFSAFRKSTIMKTFMYDTKTLGEDTEMTFQIRDRLKKKVLICTDAIFYIDPISGLDELYRQRQRWQRGELEVAKSYMRNNASLKNFFTNFLVRRMIIDHTFIFPKMIWLFASFVLLFLRYSPVILGFSYVVIYFLYVLVSTLNYFCVRLLLGKFQNEERFYEKLLWVTLTLPMYNFICSWFRLIGTLNVSEKNHNWNSLSFKDESKNAYKIVRRDVRNLERNRY